From the genome of Duffyella gerundensis, one region includes:
- the trpA gene encoding tryptophan synthase subunit alpha encodes MERYQQLFNRLAERKEGAFVPFVTLGDPSPELSLQIIDALVAGGADALELGIPFSDPLADGPTIQNATLRAFASGTTPARCFEMLATVRQKYPDLPIGLLMYANLVFTNGVDSFYARCAEVGVDSVLVADVPVEQSAPFREAAMKHNVAPIFICPPNADDDLLREIASHGRGYTYLLSRAGVTGAENRAQLPLKHLVDKLKEYNAAPSLQGFGISEPSQVKEAIALGAAGAISGSAIVKIIEKHHATPDVMLAELQQFVSNLKAATRQ; translated from the coding sequence ATGGAGCGTTATCAGCAACTGTTTAACCGCCTTGCCGAACGCAAGGAAGGCGCCTTTGTGCCCTTTGTTACCCTCGGCGATCCCTCTCCGGAACTGTCGCTGCAGATTATCGACGCGCTGGTCGCGGGCGGTGCCGATGCGCTGGAGCTGGGCATTCCCTTCTCCGATCCGCTGGCTGATGGCCCAACCATTCAGAATGCCACGCTGCGCGCCTTCGCTTCCGGCACCACGCCAGCGCGCTGCTTCGAGATGCTGGCCACAGTAAGGCAGAAGTATCCCGATCTGCCAATCGGCCTGCTGATGTACGCCAACCTGGTATTCACCAACGGCGTTGACAGTTTTTATGCCCGCTGTGCGGAAGTGGGTGTCGATTCCGTTCTGGTGGCCGACGTGCCGGTGGAACAGTCTGCGCCTTTCCGCGAAGCAGCGATGAAGCACAACGTGGCGCCAATATTTATCTGTCCGCCGAATGCTGATGACGATTTGCTGCGTGAAATCGCCTCGCACGGCCGCGGCTACACCTATCTGCTGTCGCGAGCGGGCGTCACCGGCGCAGAAAATCGCGCTCAGCTGCCGTTGAAGCATCTGGTCGATAAGCTGAAAGAGTACAATGCGGCGCCTTCTCTGCAGGGATTTGGTATTTCTGAACCTTCGCAGGTCAAAGAGGCGATTGCGCTGGGTGCCGCAGGTGCGATCTCCGGCTCGGCTATCGTAAAAATCATCGAAAAACATCATGCCACGCCGGATGTGATGCTGGCTGAACTGCAGCAGTTTGTCAGCAACCTGAAGGCAGCCACGCGTCAATAA
- the rnm gene encoding RNase RNM — MTASIPNSTFPLYDLHSHTTASDGLLSPEALVQRAVDMRVGVLAITDHDTVAGVVPARAAVQQSDLPLHIVAGVEASTLWENHEIHIVGLGMDIAHPALTAFLAGQASTRWQRAERIAERLEKARIPDALAGAQRLAQGENITRGHFARFLIEQGKAENMAQVFKNYLARGKTGYVPPEWCTMKQAIDAIHHSGGCAVLAHPGRYGLSAKWLKRLIAQFTLSGGDAMEVAQCQQPPNERSQLAVYARDHNLAASQGSDFHQPCPWIELGRKLWLPGGVEPVWTRHPHITPQLVDMAQ; from the coding sequence TTGACCGCTTCAATCCCCAATAGCACCTTTCCTTTATACGATCTGCACAGCCATACCACCGCCTCCGATGGCCTGCTAAGCCCGGAAGCGCTGGTGCAACGTGCGGTGGACATGCGAGTAGGTGTGCTGGCGATCACCGATCACGATACCGTCGCCGGGGTCGTACCCGCTCGCGCAGCGGTTCAGCAGAGCGACCTGCCGTTGCATATCGTTGCTGGCGTTGAGGCGTCCACGCTGTGGGAGAATCATGAGATACACATTGTCGGGTTGGGCATGGATATCGCCCATCCTGCGCTGACCGCCTTTCTTGCCGGGCAGGCCAGCACGCGTTGGCAGCGGGCTGAACGTATTGCTGAGCGGCTGGAGAAGGCGCGCATACCGGATGCGCTTGCTGGCGCGCAGCGGCTGGCTCAGGGCGAAAATATCACCCGTGGCCATTTCGCCCGCTTTTTAATCGAGCAGGGAAAAGCGGAGAATATGGCGCAGGTGTTTAAAAATTATCTGGCCAGGGGCAAAACCGGTTACGTGCCGCCAGAGTGGTGTACAATGAAACAAGCCATTGATGCTATTCATCATTCGGGCGGCTGCGCGGTACTGGCGCACCCTGGCCGCTACGGACTTTCAGCAAAATGGCTTAAGCGTTTGATCGCCCAATTTACCCTGAGCGGCGGCGATGCGATGGAAGTCGCGCAGTGTCAGCAACCGCCCAATGAACGTAGCCAACTGGCGGTCTACGCCAGAGATCATAACCTGGCCGCTTCGCAAGGTTCCGATTTTCATCAACCTTGCCCGTGGATCGAGCTGGGTCGAAAACTGTGGTTGCCCGGTGGTGTGGAGCCAGTCTGGACGCGCCATCCACATATCACGCCACAGCTGGTCGATATGGCACAGTGA
- a CDS encoding L-threonylcarbamoyladenylate synthase codes for MSQLFPVHPENPQPRLIKQAVEYLTKGGVIVYPTDSGYALGCRLEDKNAMERICRIRQLDGNHHFTLMCRDLSELSTYAYVDNSAFRLIKNNTPGSYTFILKATKEVPRRLMNDKRKTIGLRVPSNAIALALLEALNEPMMSTSLMLPGNDFTESDPEDIQHSIGKVVDLIIDGGAIGQHPTTVIDLTGDAPEIIREGVGPTKPFE; via the coding sequence ATGAGTCAACTTTTTCCCGTACATCCAGAGAATCCCCAACCACGTCTGATTAAACAGGCGGTGGAATACCTCACTAAAGGCGGCGTGATCGTCTACCCAACGGATTCCGGCTACGCGCTGGGCTGCCGTCTGGAAGACAAAAATGCTATGGAGCGTATCTGCCGTATTCGCCAGCTGGATGGTAACCATCACTTCACCCTGATGTGTCGCGATCTCTCTGAGCTGTCGACCTACGCCTATGTTGATAACAGCGCATTCAGACTGATTAAAAATAATACGCCGGGCAGCTATACCTTTATCCTCAAGGCGACGAAAGAGGTGCCGCGGCGGTTAATGAATGACAAGCGTAAAACCATTGGATTACGCGTGCCTTCAAACGCTATTGCTCTGGCGCTGCTGGAGGCGCTAAACGAGCCGATGATGTCGACCTCGTTAATGTTGCCAGGCAATGACTTTACCGAGTCCGATCCCGAAGATATTCAGCACAGCATAGGCAAAGTGGTGGATTTAATTATCGATGGCGGGGCGATTGGTCAGCATCCGACCACGGTAATCGATCTCACCGGTGACGCACCGGAGATCATTCGCGAAGGCGTAGGCCCGACAAAACCGTTTGAATAA
- a CDS encoding autotransporter outer membrane beta-barrel domain-containing protein produces the protein MNMFSCSALLRKGTLLALFFTPPSMALIEIRDGFVYGPSAPYDDYVKWTNPALLDFHFSHIRSIRSVAPEGEHGSVTVFLNDTLVSGADGTAIDLTAQDHSFQVGPWLDVNNSTVTSNRDSVVKLDERGIIRMDNGKIIAGENGEHGVELRSGYMTLTNGSEIIGNDVGLLWGGGYFPNQTNTSIGVDNGSIISGRNGPAVRVEDNIKQIKYLNMTNDSKLISGTDTIVEAVGENTLLDILFRNTTIEGDVVARNGAEMLLWLDRNANFTGNVRNATHMTLSRNSTWYLPADNDLQQLELDADSKIVFGDGSAPRTLTANDLYGGGHFYMNAWTADNRSDFLRINNRATGDYYLHFTHQGSEPGKNNQPLNVAHIAGGDASFYLPGGSVDLGTWQYTLVQQEQDYFLCQNSATCLTGEPVTPEEPEEPGKPEEPEEPGKPEEPEEPVKPVEPEKPVDPCAHGGCVTTPSTDALIAMGIAPRMIFNAHLPAWRTRSGDTGGVKRQQEQVNARFLGGTRRYQGAANSEWKMQSRGVEVAINTPFAFEGGEAYFGPVATFSSQTLTDRRGANGQVDSWGIGLEASWVFDNGAWIDTLLTTSRYDHRLGTRMSSGTEVSGEWARQGFGAALESGYRIATTGAVWLEPYARLTAFTADSKNVALDNGMRAHFSRDRSLMGEAGLYVGGTLQLASLPVTPWLKAAMSYETLKGKDTVINDRYRFDNDFSGASATYAAGVSLAVSDTTRLFGEIGGQKGASITAPLNASLGVNIAF, from the coding sequence ATGAACATGTTTTCCTGTTCGGCACTGCTACGCAAAGGAACGCTATTAGCTCTCTTTTTTACGCCCCCATCCATGGCGCTGATCGAAATACGTGACGGCTTTGTTTACGGTCCTTCTGCGCCCTATGATGACTATGTAAAATGGACCAACCCGGCGCTGCTCGATTTCCACTTTTCTCATATTCGTTCAATACGCAGCGTCGCGCCTGAAGGTGAACACGGCTCCGTCACCGTGTTTCTCAACGATACGTTAGTGTCAGGTGCGGATGGCACAGCCATCGATCTCACCGCTCAGGACCACAGTTTCCAGGTCGGCCCCTGGCTGGATGTTAACAACAGTACTGTAACCAGCAATCGCGACAGCGTGGTGAAATTAGACGAGCGCGGCATTATTCGCATGGACAATGGAAAAATCATTGCAGGGGAAAATGGCGAGCATGGTGTTGAATTACGCAGCGGATATATGACGTTAACCAATGGCAGTGAAATTATCGGCAACGATGTCGGTTTATTATGGGGAGGCGGCTATTTCCCAAACCAGACTAATACATCAATTGGTGTTGACAACGGATCGATTATCTCAGGACGGAATGGTCCGGCTGTACGCGTTGAGGATAATATAAAACAAATCAAATATCTCAACATGACGAATGACAGCAAATTAATCTCCGGCACCGACACGATTGTCGAAGCGGTGGGTGAAAATACCCTGCTTGATATTCTGTTCAGAAATACCACCATTGAAGGCGATGTGGTTGCCCGTAATGGTGCAGAAATGCTGTTGTGGCTCGATCGCAACGCAAATTTTACTGGCAATGTACGGAACGCCACGCACATGACTTTAAGTCGCAACAGCACCTGGTATCTACCTGCCGACAATGATTTACAACAGCTTGAACTGGATGCCGACAGCAAAATTGTGTTTGGTGACGGTTCCGCACCCCGTACCCTGACGGCCAACGACCTCTACGGTGGTGGCCATTTTTATATGAACGCCTGGACAGCCGACAACCGCAGCGATTTTCTGCGCATCAATAACCGCGCCACCGGCGACTATTATCTGCATTTCACGCATCAGGGCAGCGAGCCGGGTAAGAATAACCAGCCTCTTAATGTGGCGCATATCGCCGGAGGCGACGCCTCGTTTTATCTTCCGGGCGGCAGCGTTGATTTAGGCACCTGGCAATATACGCTGGTACAACAGGAGCAGGATTACTTCCTCTGCCAGAACAGCGCCACCTGCCTGACTGGCGAACCGGTTACTCCCGAAGAACCTGAGGAGCCGGGTAAGCCGGAAGAACCTGAGGAGCCAGGCAAGCCGGAAGAACCCGAGGAGCCGGTTAAACCGGTTGAACCAGAAAAGCCTGTCGATCCCTGCGCGCACGGCGGCTGTGTAACCACACCCTCTACCGATGCTCTGATTGCCATGGGTATCGCACCGCGAATGATCTTTAATGCGCATCTGCCCGCCTGGCGCACCCGCAGCGGTGACACCGGCGGTGTTAAGCGACAGCAGGAGCAGGTTAACGCTCGTTTCCTCGGCGGCACCCGTCGTTATCAGGGCGCGGCTAACAGCGAATGGAAAATGCAGAGCCGTGGCGTGGAAGTGGCGATCAATACACCCTTTGCTTTTGAAGGAGGAGAAGCTTATTTCGGGCCGGTTGCTACCTTCTCTTCGCAGACCCTTACCGATCGGCGTGGTGCAAACGGTCAGGTTGACAGCTGGGGTATTGGCCTGGAGGCCAGCTGGGTATTCGACAATGGCGCCTGGATCGACACGCTGCTGACCACCAGCCGATATGACCATCGGCTGGGTACCCGAATGAGCAGCGGCACAGAGGTAAGCGGAGAATGGGCTCGTCAGGGTTTTGGCGCCGCGCTGGAGTCAGGCTATCGCATTGCCACCACCGGTGCCGTGTGGCTCGAGCCCTATGCCCGGCTGACCGCCTTCACCGCTGACAGCAAAAATGTGGCGCTGGATAACGGCATGCGGGCGCATTTCAGTCGTGACCGTTCGCTAATGGGTGAAGCGGGCCTCTATGTAGGAGGAACGTTGCAGCTGGCTTCTCTACCGGTAACGCCCTGGCTTAAAGCGGCCATGAGTTATGAAACGCTAAAAGGCAAGGACACGGTGATCAACGATCGTTATCGCTTTGATAACGACTTTAGCGGCGCGTCTGCCACCTATGCCGCCGGCGTTTCATTAGCCGTGAGCGATACGACGCGTCTGTTCGGGGAAATTGGCGGTCAAAAAGGCGCCTCAATAACCGCTCCGCTTAACGCATCGCTTGGCGTGAACATCGCGTTTTAA
- the trpB gene encoding tryptophan synthase subunit beta: MMTLLNPWFGEYGGMFVPQILMPALNQLEAAFVEAQQDPAFQAEFTDLLKNYAGRPTALTLCQNLTKGTKTRLYLKREDLLHGGAHKTNQVLGQALLAKRMGKKEIIAETGAGQHGVASALACALLGLKCRIYMGAKDIERQSPNVFRMRLMGAEVIPVHSGSATLKDACNEALRDWSGSYETSHYMLGTAAGPHPFPTIVREFQRMIGEETKAQILEKEGRLPDALLACVGGGSNAIGMFADFIDDTEVKLIGIEPGGHGIESGEHGAPLKHGRTGIYFGMKAPMMQTEDGQIEESYSISAGLDFPSVGPQHAHLNSIGRADYVSITDTEALDAFKLLCRSEGIIPALESSHALAHALKMIHAEPEKEQLLVVNLSGRGDKDIFTVHDILTAQGEI, from the coding sequence ATAATGACGCTTTTAAATCCATGGTTTGGTGAGTACGGCGGCATGTTCGTACCACAAATTCTTATGCCGGCGCTCAATCAGCTTGAAGCGGCGTTTGTTGAGGCGCAGCAGGATCCTGCGTTTCAGGCGGAGTTCACCGATCTGCTGAAAAACTATGCCGGTCGCCCTACCGCGCTGACGCTCTGTCAGAACCTGACCAAAGGCACCAAAACCCGCCTCTATCTGAAACGTGAAGATCTGCTGCACGGCGGCGCGCACAAAACTAACCAGGTGCTGGGTCAGGCGCTGTTAGCGAAGCGCATGGGCAAAAAAGAGATCATCGCAGAGACCGGCGCCGGTCAGCACGGCGTGGCATCAGCGCTGGCCTGCGCACTGCTCGGCCTGAAGTGCCGCATTTATATGGGCGCGAAAGATATTGAACGTCAGTCGCCTAACGTTTTCCGTATGCGGCTGATGGGCGCGGAAGTTATTCCGGTACACAGCGGTTCCGCCACGCTGAAAGATGCCTGTAACGAAGCGCTGCGCGACTGGTCCGGCAGCTATGAAACGTCACATTACATGCTCGGCACCGCCGCTGGTCCGCATCCTTTCCCGACCATCGTGCGCGAATTCCAACGCATGATCGGCGAAGAGACCAAAGCGCAGATTCTGGAAAAAGAGGGCCGTCTGCCTGATGCGCTGCTGGCCTGCGTGGGCGGTGGTTCCAATGCCATCGGTATGTTTGCCGATTTCATCGACGATACCGAGGTTAAGCTGATCGGCATTGAGCCCGGCGGACACGGCATTGAAAGCGGTGAGCACGGCGCGCCGCTCAAGCATGGCCGTACCGGCATCTATTTCGGCATGAAAGCGCCGATGATGCAGACCGAAGATGGTCAGATCGAAGAGTCTTATTCGATTTCAGCCGGCCTGGACTTTCCGTCGGTAGGACCGCAGCACGCGCACCTCAACAGTATTGGTCGCGCAGACTACGTTTCGATCACCGATACCGAAGCGCTGGACGCGTTCAAGCTACTTTGCCGCTCAGAAGGGATTATTCCGGCGCTGGAATCGTCGCATGCGCTGGCACATGCGCTGAAAATGATACATGCCGAACCGGAGAAAGAGCAGCTGCTGGTGGTTAATCTCTCCGGCCGCGGTGATAAAGACATCTTCACCGTTCACGACATTCTGACCGCGCAGGGAGAAATCTGA
- a CDS encoding S1 family peptidase — translation MKTLPLLSVVAALLLSGCSVGKYEYSREAMERVDMSVTGIPTILGLGTMGTSIPLTPEYSLTAAHVAKFAVQRVKAYHPYCDLAIIYHKNDLKTLPAFRAGKPGDAVKMFGYSFYSAMPVESSGVNLARTGIRNEWNKSPCIAMASNAGVVQGMSGGAVYNSDNTVAGVIIGYSREIKSRRRDQPVLKDVSLYIPYSDFSKWLARETTS, via the coding sequence ATGAAAACACTGCCATTATTGTCAGTAGTAGCTGCGCTATTACTCAGTGGCTGCTCAGTGGGAAAATATGAGTACAGCCGGGAAGCGATGGAACGCGTTGATATGAGCGTAACGGGTATACCGACCATTCTGGGCCTCGGCACAATGGGTACCAGCATACCGCTCACGCCTGAATACAGCCTGACCGCTGCGCACGTGGCGAAGTTCGCCGTGCAGCGCGTAAAGGCCTACCATCCCTATTGCGATCTGGCGATCATTTATCATAAAAACGATTTGAAAACGCTGCCCGCTTTTCGTGCCGGTAAGCCGGGTGACGCGGTCAAAATGTTTGGTTATAGCTTTTATTCTGCCATGCCGGTCGAATCCAGCGGCGTTAATTTAGCGCGCACCGGCATTCGCAATGAGTGGAATAAAAGTCCCTGCATTGCTATGGCGTCAAACGCTGGCGTGGTGCAGGGTATGTCCGGCGGCGCGGTATATAACAGCGATAACACCGTTGCGGGCGTGATTATTGGTTATTCACGTGAAATTAAAAGTCGTCGCCGCGATCAGCCAGTGCTGAAAGATGTCTCGCTCTATATTCCTTATAGCGACTTCTCGAAATGGCTGGCGCGCGAAACCACTTCCTGA
- a CDS encoding anthranilate synthase component 1, whose protein sequence is MPNAKPTVKLITGNAPYREDPAAVFHQLCGARPASLLLESADIDSKHNLKSLLIVDSALRITALDNVVTLQALSENGRALLPLLDAALPASVINQPRPDGRELRFPAVEDVQDEDSRLQSLSVFDALRLLPQLVNTPEDEREAMLLGGLFAYDLVAGFESLPALDNHQRCPDFCFYLAETLLVIDHQSRSARLQASLFTPSTHEFQRLQGRIEQLHGQMLQPAPALPVQQVESMTLNCSQSDEAYCDVVRNMQQAIRVGEIFQVVPSRRFSLPCPSPLAAYDTLKRSNPSPYMFFMQDNDFTLFGASPESSLKYDAQSRQIEIYPIAGSRPRGRHADGSLDRDLDSRIELEMRTDHKELAEHLMLVDLARNDLARICEPGSRYVADLTKVDRYSFIMHLVSRVVGTLRNDLDVLHAYRACMNMGTLSGAPKVRAMQLIAAAEGTRRGSYGGAVGYFTASGDLDTCIVIRSAYVEDGIATVQAGAGVVLDSNPQAEADESRNKARAVLRAIATAHHCKEIF, encoded by the coding sequence ATGCCAAATGCGAAACCTACAGTGAAGTTGATTACCGGGAATGCGCCTTATCGCGAAGATCCGGCCGCGGTATTCCATCAGTTATGCGGCGCACGTCCGGCAAGCCTGCTGCTTGAGTCAGCGGATATTGACAGCAAACATAATTTAAAAAGCCTGCTGATCGTCGACAGCGCGCTGCGGATTACCGCGCTGGACAACGTGGTCACCCTTCAGGCGCTGTCTGAAAATGGCCGCGCGCTGCTGCCGCTGCTGGATGCCGCGCTGCCTGCCAGCGTCATCAACCAGCCCCGCCCTGATGGCCGTGAGCTGCGTTTCCCCGCCGTTGAGGACGTTCAGGATGAAGATTCACGTCTGCAGTCGCTGTCGGTGTTTGATGCCCTGCGCCTGCTGCCGCAGTTAGTGAATACGCCAGAAGATGAGCGCGAAGCGATGCTGCTCGGTGGCCTGTTCGCCTACGATCTGGTAGCTGGCTTTGAGTCCCTGCCCGCGCTGGATAACCACCAGCGCTGCCCGGATTTCTGCTTCTATCTGGCCGAAACCCTACTGGTGATCGACCATCAGAGCCGCAGCGCACGTTTACAGGCGAGCCTGTTTACACCGTCTACTCATGAGTTTCAGCGTTTGCAGGGCCGCATCGAGCAGCTGCACGGACAGATGCTGCAACCGGCGCCCGCATTGCCGGTGCAACAGGTGGAAAGCATGACGCTGAACTGCAGCCAGAGCGATGAAGCGTACTGTGATGTCGTACGCAATATGCAGCAGGCGATTCGCGTGGGTGAGATTTTTCAGGTCGTGCCCTCACGCCGCTTCTCACTGCCTTGCCCTTCTCCGCTGGCGGCTTATGACACACTGAAGCGCAGCAACCCAAGCCCGTACATGTTCTTTATGCAGGACAATGACTTCACGCTGTTCGGCGCCTCGCCTGAAAGCTCACTGAAATATGACGCGCAGTCGCGGCAGATTGAAATCTACCCCATCGCCGGTTCACGCCCACGGGGCCGTCATGCCGATGGTTCACTCGATCGCGATCTCGACAGCCGCATTGAGCTGGAAATGCGTACCGATCATAAAGAGCTGGCTGAACACCTGATGCTGGTTGATCTGGCGCGCAACGATCTGGCCCGTATCTGTGAACCCGGCAGCCGCTATGTTGCCGACCTGACTAAAGTCGATCGTTACTCTTTTATTATGCATCTGGTTTCACGCGTGGTCGGTACGCTGCGTAACGATCTGGATGTGCTGCACGCCTATCGCGCCTGTATGAACATGGGCACGCTGAGCGGTGCACCAAAAGTTCGCGCCATGCAGTTAATCGCTGCTGCTGAAGGCACGCGACGCGGCAGCTACGGCGGCGCAGTGGGCTACTTTACCGCCAGTGGCGATCTCGACACCTGTATCGTGATTCGCTCCGCCTATGTTGAAGATGGCATCGCCACCGTACAGGCTGGCGCTGGCGTGGTGCTCGACTCCAATCCGCAGGCGGAAGCCGATGAGAGCCGTAATAAAGCACGCGCCGTGCTGCGCGCCATCGCTACTGCCCATCACTGCAAGGAGATCTTCTGA
- the trpCF gene encoding bifunctional indole-3-glycerol-phosphate synthase TrpC/phosphoribosylanthranilate isomerase TrpF has translation MQDTVLTKIVQDKAIWVNARRAQQPLASFQNAITPATRHFYEALKGTRTVFILECKKASPSKGVIREDFDPAAIADVYRHYASAVSVLTDEKYFQGSFDFLPVVSAALTQPVLCKDFIIDPYQIYLARHYQADAILLMLSVLNDDEYRQLAAVAHSLNMGVLTEVSNEEELERAIALEAKVVGINNRDLRDLSIDLNRTRELAPRLSHGVTVISESGINTYAQIRELSNFANGFLIGSALMAEQDLHAAVRRVLTGENKVCGLTRTEDAQTAHAAGAIFGGLIFAAGSPRQIDVSQAARVIAAAPLKYVGVFRNAPVEEVAQVACELGLAAVQLHGDEDRDFVAALRDMLPASTQIWKAFSVKETLPARDWPHVDRYVLDNGAGGSGQRFDWNLLQGEKLDNVLLAGGLAADNAVSAAQLGCAGLDFNSGVESAPGIKDHSKLAAVFQTLRAY, from the coding sequence ATGCAGGACACCGTACTGACAAAAATCGTGCAGGATAAGGCCATTTGGGTCAATGCACGTCGGGCACAACAGCCTTTAGCCTCGTTCCAGAATGCGATCACCCCCGCCACGCGCCACTTTTATGAAGCGCTTAAGGGCACGCGCACCGTATTTATTCTGGAATGCAAAAAAGCATCGCCTTCCAAAGGCGTTATCCGCGAGGATTTCGATCCTGCCGCCATTGCTGACGTCTACCGTCATTACGCCTCTGCCGTGTCGGTCTTAACCGACGAAAAATATTTCCAGGGCAGCTTTGATTTCCTGCCGGTGGTGAGCGCCGCGCTGACGCAACCGGTGCTGTGCAAAGACTTCATCATTGATCCTTACCAGATTTATCTGGCGCGTCACTATCAGGCCGATGCCATTCTGCTGATGCTGTCGGTGCTGAATGATGACGAGTATCGCCAGCTTGCCGCCGTGGCGCACAGCCTGAACATGGGCGTGCTGACCGAAGTAAGCAATGAAGAAGAGCTGGAGCGCGCGATTGCACTGGAAGCAAAAGTGGTGGGCATCAATAATCGCGATCTGCGCGATCTGTCGATCGATCTCAATCGCACCCGCGAACTGGCGCCGCGCCTTTCTCATGGTGTAACGGTGATCAGCGAATCGGGCATCAATACCTATGCGCAGATCCGTGAGCTGAGCAACTTTGCCAACGGTTTTCTGATCGGCTCAGCGCTGATGGCAGAACAGGATCTGCACGCCGCCGTGCGCCGCGTGCTGACCGGCGAAAACAAAGTGTGCGGCCTGACCCGGACGGAAGATGCGCAAACCGCGCATGCGGCCGGCGCCATTTTCGGTGGCCTGATTTTTGCCGCGGGTTCACCGCGCCAGATTGATGTCAGCCAGGCTGCGCGCGTGATTGCCGCGGCGCCGCTGAAATATGTTGGCGTATTCCGCAATGCGCCCGTTGAAGAAGTGGCGCAGGTGGCCTGCGAGCTGGGCCTTGCTGCGGTGCAGCTGCACGGTGATGAAGATCGTGACTTTGTGGCTGCCCTGCGCGATATGCTGCCCGCCAGCACGCAGATCTGGAAGGCGTTTAGCGTCAAAGAGACCTTGCCTGCGCGTGACTGGCCGCACGTCGATCGCTACGTGCTGGATAACGGCGCCGGCGGCAGCGGTCAACGCTTCGACTGGAATCTGCTGCAGGGTGAAAAGCTGGACAACGTTCTGTTGGCAGGCGGACTGGCCGCCGACAATGCGGTCTCTGCCGCCCAGTTGGGCTGTGCCGGCCTGGACTTTAACTCCGGCGTTGAAAGCGCACCCGGCATCAAAGATCACAGCAAACTTGCCGCCGTGTTTCAAACACTGCGCGCCTACTGA